The sequence TACCCCCTCCCCCATGACCGTCGCGACCGCTTTCGCCCCGGTGGGGCCGTAGGTGACTGCCTGCACAACGTGCGGACCTTTCGGGAGGGTGACCGACCCGGACGGGAGCACCCCGAGGCTGGTGCCGTCGACGATCACCTCGATCGGTGCGTCATTCAGAGTTGTGAAGATGACTGTCCCGTTCTCGACCGAAAGGTCGATTCCCGGCCCGTCACCGCCCGCGTCAAGCCCCACAACCGTCCCGGCGACAATCTCAGCACACTCGGCGGCAAGGGTGTAGTTGAGCCTCTCCGGCCGGTCGTCGGCGGTATGGATGATCGCATAACTGTCGCGCTCGTAGAGCCGGATCGTCGGTATCCCGGCGGCACGGAAGGCGTGTTCGTCTCCCCGTGCAGCGTCGAGCAGCCGCGCCGGCGTCTCCTCGATGCACGGCGGGAGCACGTCAAGGATCCACCGGTGCTGGGGGAGCGTCGTCGCGAGCAGCCGGTCTCCGGAGGCGATGCAGTCGAGGTTGATCGCGGCGACGATCCGGTCGTGGAGGTCCGGGTTGTCGGCGAGCCACCGCCTGCTCCCCTCAAGCCCGGTCTCCTCGCCGCCGAAGGCGATGAAATAGACCGTCCGGTTCAGGGGGGTGGCGTTGAGGATCCTGGCGACCTCGAGCATCGTCGCCACGCCCGCGGCGTTGTCGTCGGCGCCGGGCGTCTCCGGGACGGCGGTGTCGTAGTGTGCGGATATGACGACGATACGGTCGCTCGCCCCCTCCCTGACGCCAATGATGTTCGAGGAGAGGGCAAGCGGCGGGTCGAAGTAGCAGTTGCTGTACGAAAATCTCCCGGTGCTGACCGAGAGCCCGCGCTCCTCCATCGCGGTGGCGATATAGGCCGCGGCCGCCGTCCGCTCTTCCGACCCCAACGCCCGCTCGAACGTGCAGAGGTCGCGGGTCATCTCCTCGATCCGTGCAGGATCGGCCGTAAGATTGTCGAGGGCGGCCGTCGGCGCGATCCCGGCGAGCACTACTAGGAGCACGGCGGCGCCCCTCAGTATTAATGATTGTCTCATGGTTCTCTCTCGTTATAGGCGGCCCCCCTCCTGATCGAAGAGCTTGTTCTCGCGCTATAAGTGATTTCTGTGTCAAGAGTCAACTCTTCGGGCTGCCGGGGATGCGGGCGGCAACGGATACCTTTTTGATAGAGGATCGGTATAGTAGAGCATTTCATCTAATATTGTCCATGCAATACCATCTCACGCGAAGGGCGCGAAGCCGCGAAGTTCGGTTGCTGGGCGGCAGGGTCCCCTTCGCGTCCTTCGCGCCTTCGCGTGCGGTGGCGATCGCTACTACGCATCAGGACCCGCAACATAAGGTGAAATGGTCCAATAGGGACCGGGCCCCCTTCCCGTGCGGGTGCCCGAGCCGGGCCGCGGCATCCCGGGCCGGTCGGTCTACGAGATGATGGGAAGCCTCTCT is a genomic window of Methanoculleus bourgensis MS2 containing:
- a CDS encoding M28 family metallopeptidase; the encoded protein is MRQSLILRGAAVLLVVLAGIAPTAALDNLTADPARIEEMTRDLCTFERALGSEERTAAAAYIATAMEERGLSVSTGRFSYSNCYFDPPLALSSNIIGVREGASDRIVVISAHYDTAVPETPGADDNAAGVATMLEVARILNATPLNRTVYFIAFGGEETGLEGSRRWLADNPDLHDRIVAAINLDCIASGDRLLATTLPQHRWILDVLPPCIEETPARLLDAARGDEHAFRAAGIPTIRLYERDSYAIIHTADDRPERLNYTLAAECAEIVAGTVVGLDAGGDGPGIDLSVENGTVIFTTLNDAPIEVIVDGTSLGVLPSGSVTLPKGPHVVQAVTYGPTGAKAVATVMGEGVEIVPPTVSGSAVTIPWGGKTEPGEDPPIHLTFAAVPLSYRLDRPEEVARVDGYFDGILIRDLEEDQAVIPVPGPHSFTVVAYGPDGSVLGVDRTDFSISSYGMVELDGGILQVDETGGATCLASAQTYTRTYTPSERYLIVVGCDYRDTADAFLRAAEFRVDGPGGQKCERRFFDVPVLNDSRREEIGFWLEPEGPGTYRWTVSCSEGDGRAAETGSLVLS